In the Candidatus Baltobacteraceae bacterium genome, ATTTGGGGATGCGTGCGCTTCAAGAACGGCCTGGTCCCCTTCGCCGTCTCGGCGTACATCGTCGGAGCGTATTGGTTCACGTCTTCCACGTCGTTTGCTAATCCGGCCGTGACGATCGCGCGGTCGATGAGCGACACGTTCGCGGGTATCCGCCCGAACGACCTATTTGGGTTCATCTTAGCGCAACTATTCGGCGCGTTTGCCGCCACCGCTGTCTTCGCATGGTTAGCGCCAATATCGAAAGATGAAGCGAAATCCGTACTGCTTCCCCATGAGGTTCGGGAGATTTCGACACATGCCGTCTGACAAGAAGCCATTCGTGCTGTTCGTTTGTCGCCACAACACTGGCAGAAGCCAGATGGCGGAAGCCTATCTCCGCCACTTTGCCGGCGACGCCGTGGAAGTTGCATCCGCGGGCACGGAGGCGGCCGATATGCCAAACGAGGGAGTCGTCGCAGTGATGGGTGAGGACGGCATCGATATATCTTTAGCCAGGCCGAAAGTAATCGATGCAGGTATCGCGGCTCGTGCGGACCGCATCATTACGATGGGCTGCGACGTTCGGGGCGTAGCGCGTATTGACGACGACTGGGGACTGCCGGATCCCAAAGGACAACGGGCGGAGCGCGTGCGGGAAATCCGCGATATGGTCAAAGAGAAGGCCAAGACGCTGGCAGCGGAACTTCTGATAACGCAAAAATGAAAACGCCCTATCCCAAGGAATGCATGGTATTCATGTCATTTTTGGGATAGAGCGTACAATGGTGGAGCTGTCGGGGTACCGCCCCCCGAGTCCGAAAAGCCGGACCAATGCTTTCTCCAGGCTCAGCTTCGACTTTATCTTACTCGAACGTACTCCTCGAAGCAGGGATTACCGTTCGCAGCAGATCCTGTTTCTCGCATGCGCTGCGGATCAGCTTCGCATACCAGCCCGACTTTGTGGCGGGAAGACGGAGTGGTTCGGGCCGACTCTCCGCGTCCCGTCGCTAACCTAAATTAGGCAGCGAGTGCGTATTGATTGTTCGCGTGTATAACGCTTGCGATCGTTTTTGGAGAGCTCGCAACTCCGCCTGCTTACATTGACCGCGGA is a window encoding:
- a CDS encoding arsenate reductase ArsC, whose translation is MPSDKKPFVLFVCRHNTGRSQMAEAYLRHFAGDAVEVASAGTEAADMPNEGVVAVMGEDGIDISLARPKVIDAGIAARADRIITMGCDVRGVARIDDDWGLPDPKGQRAERVREIRDMVKEKAKTLAAELLITQK